A genomic window from Candidatus Nitrosoglobus terrae includes:
- a CDS encoding glycosyltransferase family 2 protein → MRVAKTTVIIPARNATETLSRAIESVLKVNLPTELIVIDDGSTDETGALASSYKEVQVIRTSGIGAGGARNIGIKASQGEYIAFLDADDEWLEGKLRPELEIMQRYSDVGLICTNFEKWRNNQFIINGFDQHTSVYLPGGERDSEGLIFRDGFERICTSLFVATPTVVGRAELFRENLFDEQFRIGEDLDLWLRISRRYRIAAIERPLVRTYDYPDSLGSALDAVLLETEQVLATFRQRVGKLTTSQQRALMKKLRIVRCARAYQARQQGRYGNALSCYLGSLAANLNKTAAIGLVKVFVELFLGRRPN, encoded by the coding sequence GTGCGGGTAGCGAAGACAACTGTTATTATCCCTGCCCGAAATGCTACTGAAACATTATCTAGGGCTATTGAGAGTGTTTTAAAGGTTAATTTACCTACTGAATTAATTGTGATTGATGATGGTTCAACAGATGAGACAGGAGCGCTAGCTTCTAGTTATAAGGAAGTGCAAGTTATCCGTACCTCAGGGATAGGTGCTGGAGGCGCTAGAAACATAGGGATCAAAGCCAGCCAAGGGGAATATATTGCATTTCTTGACGCAGATGATGAATGGCTAGAAGGCAAATTACGCCCTGAATTGGAGATTATGCAACGCTACTCTGATGTGGGTTTAATCTGTACTAATTTTGAAAAATGGCGAAATAATCAATTTATTATAAATGGATTTGATCAACATACTTCCGTTTATCTGCCGGGAGGTGAGCGGGATAGTGAGGGTCTCATATTCCGTGATGGCTTTGAGCGAATTTGCACCTCCTTATTTGTAGCTACACCCACTGTAGTGGGGCGTGCGGAGCTCTTTAGAGAAAATCTTTTTGATGAGCAATTTAGAATTGGTGAAGATCTTGATTTATGGCTCCGAATTTCGAGGCGCTATAGGATAGCTGCCATAGAAAGGCCTCTTGTGCGTACATACGATTATCCAGATAGTTTAGGTAGTGCTCTTGATGCAGTATTATTAGAAACGGAACAGGTATTAGCCACATTTAGGCAACGCGTGGGTAAGTTAACGACAAGCCAGCAAAGAGCGTTAATGAAGAAGCTTAGAATCGTTCGATGTGCGCGTGCCTATCAAGCACGGCAGCAGGGGCGTTATGGGAATGCATTGAGCTGTTATCTTGGTAGCTTGGCGGCAAATTTAAATAAAACTGCAGCTATTGGTCTAGTAAAGGTTTTCGTGGAGCTATTTCTAGGGCGAAGACCCAATTAA
- a CDS encoding zinc ribbon domain-containing protein, translating to MIKNPKLAKPIADASWGEFTRQLEYKAKWAGRVYIEIDRFLPSSKRCHCCGFVSESMLLDVCSWICLECERKHDRDVNAACNIKAAGLAVLAFGD from the coding sequence ATGATTAAAAACCCGAAACTGGCAAAGCCCATCGCCGATGCAAGCTGGGGAGAATTTACTCGGCAGTTGGAATACAAGGCCAAGTGGGCCGGTAGAGTGTATATCGAAATTGACCGATTCCTCCCTTCGTCAAAACGCTGCCACTGCTGCGGGTTTGTTTCTGAATCGATGCTGCTTGATGTCTGCTCGTGGATCTGTCTAGAATGCGAGAGAAAACACGACCGCGATGTTAATGCGGCGTGTAATATAAAAGCCGCCGGACTGGCGGTGTTAGCCTTTGGAGACTGA
- a CDS encoding putative O-glycosylation ligase, exosortase A system-associated codes for MGLRDIVILAILVALVPASLIRPWIGVLAWSWLSYMNPHKLSWTLASLPVAMAIGGATIFGLFFAKDRRSIPWTRGMITIAIFMVYFTITTIFAWYPEEAYEEWNRDEKVFLFTFITAMMIYGRYRIRALCLVIVGSLGFYGVKGGIFTIVTGGHNRVLGPPESFFGDNNEMGLVLLMILPLALFMAREESDKWIRLALFATFWLTIPAILGTYSRGAMVGLVVVIFVIFWQYKRQLFTVLLIAPLVFTFGKNLMPQEWVARQQTTVSYEKDRSSLQRIQAWGVAFNVAKDRPFLGAGMRFYNGDTERWLSYANFIGNWKRKAKAAHSIYFQTMGEHGFIVFFLFVLLLWGTIFQLGKLSKLEYPPEMAWIRTYAKAIQISLVGYGVSGAFLSLAYFDLFYTWVAVSAILQKEVDEWQRGNNISEARKGSTNRFKRKPYPMNRRNQLRLKKQ; via the coding sequence ATGGGTTTACGTGATATTGTCATATTGGCAATTTTAGTCGCGTTAGTGCCAGCGAGTCTGATTCGGCCATGGATTGGCGTATTGGCTTGGTCATGGCTAAGTTATATGAATCCTCATAAGTTGAGCTGGACTCTTGCAAGCTTGCCTGTGGCCATGGCTATTGGGGGAGCCACTATTTTTGGGCTATTCTTTGCTAAAGATCGGCGATCGATTCCTTGGACGCGAGGAATGATCACAATTGCTATCTTTATGGTGTATTTTACAATTACGACGATTTTTGCTTGGTATCCAGAAGAAGCCTATGAGGAATGGAATAGAGATGAGAAGGTTTTTTTATTTACCTTCATAACAGCGATGATGATTTATGGGCGATATCGAATCCGTGCTTTATGTTTAGTCATTGTAGGATCCTTAGGGTTTTATGGGGTTAAGGGAGGGATTTTTACTATTGTAACAGGTGGGCATAATAGAGTATTGGGGCCACCAGAATCTTTTTTTGGAGATAACAACGAAATGGGACTAGTATTGCTTATGATACTACCCCTTGCTCTGTTCATGGCTCGCGAGGAGTCAGATAAGTGGATTCGATTAGCTTTATTTGCTACATTTTGGCTGACTATTCCCGCTATCTTAGGAACTTATTCCCGTGGAGCCATGGTGGGTCTTGTTGTCGTTATATTTGTCATTTTTTGGCAGTATAAGCGCCAGTTGTTTACAGTACTTTTAATAGCCCCTTTAGTTTTTACGTTTGGCAAAAACCTGATGCCCCAAGAATGGGTCGCTCGGCAACAGACCACCGTTAGCTATGAAAAAGATCGCTCCTCACTGCAGCGTATTCAGGCTTGGGGGGTAGCATTTAACGTTGCTAAAGATCGCCCTTTTCTAGGGGCCGGGATGCGATTTTATAATGGGGATACTGAGCGCTGGCTGAGTTATGCCAATTTTATTGGCAACTGGAAGAGAAAAGCAAAGGCAGCTCACAGTATCTATTTTCAAACTATGGGGGAACATGGTTTTATCGTATTTTTTTTGTTTGTGCTGTTACTGTGGGGCACAATTTTTCAGTTAGGAAAGCTTAGCAAGTTGGAATATCCCCCTGAAATGGCGTGGATAAGAACATACGCAAAGGCTATACAAATCTCTCTCGTGGGCTATGGCGTCTCGGGTGCATTTCTCAGCCTTGCCTATTTTGATTTATTTTATACTTGGGTAGCTGTGAGTGCTATCTTGCAAAAAGAGGTTGATGAGTGGCAGCGTGGTAATAATATAAGTGAAGCGAGAAAAGGAAGTACTAATCGTTTTAAAAGGAAGCCATATCCAATGAATAGACGGAATCAGTTAAGATTAAAGAAGCAGTAA
- a CDS encoding helix-turn-helix domain-containing protein, giving the protein MKVKRAYKYRFYPDPEQTELLAKTFGCVRFVYNHLLRYRTDAYYQAKEKINYIGANAKLTEIKQKPEFAFLNEISSVPLQQCLRNQQAAFKNFPQANLRCCRLPIKRSASM; this is encoded by the coding sequence ATGAAAGTCAAGCGCGCATACAAATACAGATTCTATCCAGACCCCGAGCAAACAGAACTGCTTGCAAAGACGTTTGGTTGTGTGCGCTTTGTCTACAATCACCTCCTGAGATACCGAACGGATGCGTACTATCAGGCCAAGGAGAAGATCAATTACATTGGCGCTAATGCCAAGCTGACCGAGATCAAACAAAAGCCTGAGTTTGCTTTTCTCAATGAAATTTCTAGTGTTCCTTTGCAACAATGCCTGAGAAATCAGCAGGCCGCCTTCAAAAACTTCCCCCAAGCGAACCTACGCTGCTGCCGGTTACCGATAAAAAGGTCGGCATCGATGTAG
- a CDS encoding Kelch repeat-containing protein: MLSIIFRQHEIVSFIKCWVLVCALVILAGSAQAAMITGPYHDPSNYTAGWTSGAYAKVGDGRNCIIFLFGNATAGTPNNSVRCFDSSSNTFSYLQQANEGSGPTFAITGNGINDRDNHLSLSIPGRGLVILGGAYLNGKPNQNGFFDYASLQWVDINTVMGGLFKAPAGFNWSAFNPAMVWSEDQNMGFVYGGAFNGSPSKFITLIHPQSDGTYSLEPVNGVANTDACENMRNSAVAAGQWVYIVGGVCNEGGVLVDSKKFRRFNLVTRQWDVSLPNLPVSRSYPQVTYDQGTGDIVVYGGNPTTLGSNANWTGTNSVFTWNIHNQGPAWVDITAQANMPAVRMPFGAYDPTTEKHCYRGGAYFDSNGNIISGGYSSSNTWCLQLAGNVSGGSSGSVPPTSPPVNPDPPPPPVTPPVSPPVTPPPSSSGGSGSSSTDSQIQALQKQLNILLQQYTENYPDVVMTKNELMALLAQKAQQLGVPISGSSSVGSNPTPPPPVTPPVSPPVTPPPSSSGAPAQIISGEIKVTAVPQALPPLKSSLSPYGAAKHMRLTELGDGKLYVVAGDWGGGDYTPFPFGDSVVAQDGRQDLHSYDVLANTWKIEAHYCGNSTGNYPRHPDEVGQLWDTKRQRMWLGPGIWYPYNDTCNQGGGFGILSYFDFISRQWVQPEGLPAEPMKTMQARPRPSAHGIYDAQTDKLIFLDDRSAYYFDPDTQTWATYPHTFGLFADGTVAQVGRYIYITNEASSIMKGFGDVYSLWRWNIDTHTFEEMGLLPDDLRDGNGDDWGRVYMAALGDKIAMYKQMNNGVSGKINQFTYPSSVYVYDAAKDTYQKVVWDDPATTLTDKIKGNTMTWHSSGWMVLFGCVGDAGCDYSHPMTHIGLVDLRQFEGTGENIPNN, encoded by the coding sequence TTGCTAAGCATCATTTTTAGACAGCATGAGATTGTTAGCTTTATTAAATGCTGGGTATTAGTATGTGCTCTAGTAATTCTAGCAGGATCTGCGCAAGCAGCAATGATTACAGGCCCGTATCATGATCCGTCGAATTATACTGCGGGGTGGACCTCAGGGGCTTATGCTAAGGTAGGCGATGGACGCAACTGTATTATTTTTTTATTTGGCAATGCCACTGCAGGAACGCCAAACAACTCAGTACGATGTTTTGATTCATCGAGCAATACCTTTAGCTATCTACAACAAGCCAATGAAGGTTCAGGGCCCACCTTTGCGATAACGGGAAATGGAATTAACGATCGAGACAACCACTTAAGTCTAAGTATCCCTGGTAGAGGGCTGGTGATTTTGGGAGGCGCTTATTTAAATGGCAAACCTAACCAGAATGGTTTCTTTGATTACGCTAGCCTCCAGTGGGTTGATATTAATACGGTGATGGGCGGGTTGTTTAAAGCGCCTGCCGGATTTAACTGGTCTGCCTTTAATCCAGCGATGGTCTGGAGTGAAGATCAAAACATGGGCTTTGTCTATGGTGGAGCGTTCAACGGTAGCCCGAGTAAATTTATTACGCTGATTCATCCCCAGTCTGATGGAACTTATAGCTTGGAGCCTGTAAATGGAGTGGCCAACACCGATGCCTGTGAAAACATGCGTAATAGCGCGGTAGCGGCGGGACAGTGGGTGTACATTGTGGGCGGGGTGTGTAATGAGGGAGGCGTATTGGTTGATAGCAAAAAGTTTAGAAGATTTAATTTAGTAACCCGGCAATGGGATGTGAGTCTTCCTAATCTACCGGTTAGCCGTTCCTATCCCCAAGTCACCTATGATCAAGGCACAGGAGACATTGTTGTCTATGGGGGCAATCCTACCACACTGGGATCCAATGCCAACTGGACGGGCACCAATAGTGTGTTTACTTGGAATATTCATAACCAGGGGCCTGCTTGGGTAGACATTACCGCCCAAGCCAATATGCCGGCGGTACGGATGCCGTTTGGGGCCTATGATCCGACGACAGAGAAGCACTGTTATCGGGGGGGGGCCTATTTTGATAGCAATGGAAATATTATCTCTGGAGGCTATAGTAGTAGTAATACTTGGTGCTTACAGTTGGCTGGTAATGTATCGGGGGGCAGTAGTGGTTCTGTACCGCCTACCTCACCGCCGGTAAATCCAGATCCTCCCCCGCCCCCTGTGACTCCGCCGGTAAGTCCGCCGGTAACTCCCCCCCCAAGTTCCTCTGGTGGGAGCGGATCAAGCTCTACTGATAGCCAAATCCAAGCTCTACAAAAGCAATTGAATATATTGCTACAACAGTACACAGAAAATTATCCTGATGTGGTAATGACTAAAAATGAGCTTATGGCACTGTTAGCACAAAAAGCTCAACAATTAGGCGTTCCTATCAGTGGCAGCTCTTCTGTGGGTTCAAACCCTACTCCCCCGCCCCCTGTGACTCCGCCGGTAAGTCCGCCGGTAACTCCCCCCCCAAGTTCCTCTGGTGCACCGGCCCAGATTATTTCTGGAGAGATTAAAGTGACTGCCGTCCCGCAAGCGCTACCGCCGTTAAAAAGCAGCCTAAGCCCCTATGGAGCCGCTAAGCATATGCGCTTAACAGAACTGGGAGATGGCAAGCTGTATGTGGTGGCCGGTGACTGGGGTGGAGGAGATTATACCCCGTTTCCTTTTGGAGATAGCGTCGTTGCCCAAGATGGCCGACAAGATTTACACAGCTATGATGTCCTTGCGAACACTTGGAAAATAGAAGCCCATTACTGTGGTAACTCGACGGGCAACTATCCTAGGCATCCCGATGAAGTGGGCCAGCTATGGGATACGAAACGACAACGGATGTGGCTAGGGCCTGGGATTTGGTATCCCTACAATGACACCTGTAATCAAGGGGGGGGCTTTGGTATTCTCTCTTACTTTGACTTTATCAGCCGTCAATGGGTACAGCCGGAAGGCTTACCGGCAGAGCCGATGAAGACCATGCAAGCTCGACCAAGACCCTCTGCCCATGGGATTTATGATGCTCAAACGGATAAACTGATTTTCCTAGATGACCGTAGCGCCTACTACTTTGACCCCGATACCCAAACATGGGCCACCTATCCCCATACCTTTGGCTTGTTTGCCGATGGCACGGTAGCGCAGGTAGGCCGCTATATCTATATTACCAATGAGGCCAGCAGCATCATGAAAGGCTTTGGAGATGTCTATAGTTTATGGCGCTGGAATATTGATACCCATACCTTTGAGGAAATGGGATTGCTGCCTGATGACTTGCGCGATGGGAATGGGGATGATTGGGGAAGAGTGTACATGGCGGCCTTAGGCGATAAGATAGCCATGTATAAGCAGATGAATAATGGCGTATCAGGCAAGATAAACCAGTTTACGTATCCCTCTTCAGTGTACGTCTATGATGCCGCTAAAGATACTTACCAAAAGGTGGTGTGGGATGATCCCGCGACGACGTTAACCGATAAGATTAAAGGTAACACCATGACTTGGCATAGCTCGGGTTGGATGGTGCTCTTTGGCTGTGTGGGGGATGCCGGTTGTGATTATTCTCATCCGATGACTCATATTGGGCTGGTGGATTTAAGACAGTTTGAGGGTACGGGGGAAAATATACCGAATAATTAG
- a CDS encoding transposase, giving the protein MPEKSAGRLQKLPPSEPTLLPVTDKKVGIDVGIKNLFVTSDGFKSGNPRHRMKYVAKLAKYQRRLAKKKLGGKNRQKAKLKVARIHAKISDCRMDNFPAKTLR; this is encoded by the coding sequence ATGCCTGAGAAATCAGCAGGCCGCCTTCAAAAACTTCCCCCAAGCGAACCTACGCTGCTGCCGGTTACCGATAAAAAGGTCGGCATCGATGTAGGCATTAAGAATTTATTCGTCACCAGTGATGGCTTCAAATCCGGAAATCCACGCCATAGGATGAAGTACGTCGCCAAGCTTGCCAAATACCAACGCCGCCTTGCCAAGAAAAAACTTGGCGGCAAGAACCGGCAAAAGGCAAAGCTCAAGGTGGCCCGTATTCACGCCAAAATCTCCGATTGCCGGATGGATAACTTTCCCGCAAAAACCTTGCGGTGA
- a CDS encoding tetratricopeptide repeat protein: protein MLRYLSLSILLITLLILPTESQSRRVYDYYDRASQPSNLLTNVEGYHINLIYDGLRDKYYPKVENNIKFILDYFPNHPRALTILAQYTSEFHKYKFAEEYFGRALKLFPNTASTYGIYGFYLHRQGKLEEAIAQYRKAISLKEDYSEAYYNLGLALLDEGKAKEANKVAQKAYALNYPFLGLRKLLEKQGAWKPLKKSN from the coding sequence GTGTTACGTTATTTATCTCTAAGTATTCTGCTGATCACCCTGCTTATACTACCGACAGAGAGCCAATCCCGGCGTGTATACGATTATTATGATCGGGCAAGCCAGCCATCTAATCTTTTAACCAACGTTGAAGGATACCATATAAATCTTATCTATGACGGATTGAGGGACAAGTATTATCCTAAAGTCGAGAATAATATTAAATTTATTCTTGATTATTTCCCCAACCACCCAAGGGCACTTACGATACTTGCGCAGTATACCTCTGAATTCCATAAATACAAATTTGCTGAGGAGTATTTTGGTCGCGCTTTAAAGCTGTTCCCTAATACAGCTTCTACCTATGGGATTTATGGATTCTATCTCCATCGCCAAGGAAAGCTTGAGGAGGCCATTGCTCAGTACCGTAAAGCAATTAGCCTAAAGGAAGATTACAGTGAAGCTTATTATAACCTAGGGCTAGCATTACTAGATGAAGGAAAGGCTAAAGAAGCTAATAAAGTAGCACAAAAAGCCTATGCGCTTAACTACCCCTTCCTAGGGCTACGTAAGCTACTAGAAAAACAAGGAGCATGGAAGCCCCTCAAAAAATCTAATTAA
- a CDS encoding glycosyltransferase family 4 protein, with amino-acid sequence MRILVLCDRYPFPLHNGQNLRIYHYVRSLLSKHRFDLACYGDKDIPSPLKDLFHKIIVFPQPQPKKEALGMRLRRMLSIDLSHQSQPMIDWLQQHMSSQAYDLVWMSGWNTVVNVPRSRSLPFVADIVDEGIVEYWRELCTATHFMERIRMGKRLVQNALFERCYFCPADACIVVSELEASVLSRVCPNTPIYTIHNGVDENYFYPFEGDSDPATIVFEGSMGFQPNIDAACFLVQEILPRIQQQIPEVKVILVGRDPAPAVQALARDNVIVTGFVEEVRPYLARATVFVCPMRKGAGIKNKILQAWAMSKPVIASPVAAGGLVIQENENILICAGAEAIAKATIKVIKDRKWQQSLGQEGRKTVCSHYTWMRKAEELDAVFQAAANSFSGK; translated from the coding sequence ATGCGGATTCTTGTTCTTTGTGATCGTTATCCCTTCCCGCTGCATAATGGGCAAAATCTTCGTATTTATCATTATGTGCGCTCCTTATTATCTAAACATCGTTTTGATCTGGCCTGTTACGGGGATAAGGATATCCCTTCTCCTTTAAAGGATTTGTTTCATAAAATTATTGTCTTTCCACAACCGCAACCAAAAAAAGAGGCTCTAGGAATGCGGTTACGGAGAATGCTTTCAATAGATTTATCTCATCAAAGCCAGCCCATGATAGATTGGCTTCAGCAGCATATGTCCAGTCAAGCATATGATCTCGTATGGATGTCAGGCTGGAATACCGTGGTGAATGTACCTCGTTCTAGATCACTGCCTTTTGTTGCCGATATTGTTGACGAGGGAATTGTCGAGTATTGGCGAGAATTATGTACCGCTACTCATTTTATGGAACGGATACGAATGGGAAAGCGTTTAGTGCAAAATGCATTATTTGAGCGCTGCTATTTTTGTCCCGCCGATGCTTGTATTGTGGTCAGCGAGCTAGAAGCAAGTGTTTTGAGCCGTGTGTGCCCTAATACGCCCATATATACGATTCACAATGGGGTAGATGAAAACTATTTTTACCCTTTTGAGGGAGATTCAGATCCGGCAACTATTGTATTTGAAGGGTCAATGGGATTTCAGCCGAATATAGATGCTGCCTGTTTTTTAGTACAAGAGATTTTACCTCGAATTCAACAGCAAATACCGGAGGTAAAAGTAATTCTTGTGGGACGAGATCCTGCTCCAGCCGTACAAGCATTGGCGAGAGATAACGTCATTGTAACGGGATTTGTTGAAGAGGTAAGACCCTATTTAGCGCGAGCAACCGTATTTGTTTGCCCAATGCGAAAGGGCGCTGGAATAAAAAATAAAATACTACAGGCTTGGGCAATGAGTAAACCCGTTATTGCTTCACCCGTTGCTGCAGGTGGGTTGGTAATTCAAGAAAATGAAAATATCCTTATTTGTGCTGGTGCCGAAGCTATAGCCAAAGCAACAATAAAGGTTATTAAGGATAGAAAATGGCAACAATCCCTTGGCCAAGAGGGACGAAAAACGGTTTGTAGTCACTATACTTGGATGCGGAAGGCCGAAGAATTAGATGCAGTATTTCAAGCTGCTGCTAATTCTTTTTCAGGGAAGTAA
- a CDS encoding glycosyltransferase family 4 protein, with the protein MAVNKDQAAIHRAVGNLVYLSWYGDLGGGELRLLDHIQGTKFPHKDITVVLGENGSLVNRVQAFGCSVLVSGWHGSASGITGLLARRLGRWRLDRLFRTIKNTSSLKSIVVCNTYPDLNTGGRLAVRRGLTVIWRARADTFVPWGIKLEQRQELVRFLNENVFRVAATTRYEAEAMLEAGVNPTLVEVIPNGIPLNTYNTAQDRGQDLRAHLNISQEALVIAFVARMVPQKGYEVFLRAVAKVRGRVPQIKVIIAGDTTLYHDGEPYKKDIYRLVEQLGLAESVHFLGFMNDIPAVMTAADLFVHASLKEPFGTVLVEAMAASRPVIAADLPGPREIVLEGQTGLFHQAGSDQELALAIEQLALDRDLRIRLGKAGYKRAATYFDANHNLAILDNLCLEAIAAGR; encoded by the coding sequence ATGGCCGTTAATAAAGATCAAGCGGCGATTCATCGCGCTGTAGGTAATCTTGTCTATTTGTCTTGGTACGGAGATTTAGGGGGTGGTGAATTAAGGTTATTAGATCATATTCAAGGCACAAAGTTTCCCCATAAAGATATCACTGTAGTGTTAGGTGAAAATGGTTCTCTTGTAAATAGAGTACAAGCATTTGGCTGTAGCGTGTTAGTGTCTGGTTGGCACGGATCGGCTAGCGGCATTACTGGGTTGCTAGCGCGACGTCTTGGCCGTTGGCGTCTTGATCGCTTATTCCGGACAATAAAAAATACATCTAGTCTTAAGTCAATAGTTGTTTGTAATACCTATCCTGATTTAAATACGGGTGGCCGGTTAGCAGTTCGAAGAGGGCTTACAGTGATATGGCGTGCTAGAGCAGATACCTTTGTTCCTTGGGGTATTAAGCTGGAGCAACGCCAAGAACTTGTACGCTTTCTTAATGAAAACGTATTCCGTGTAGCAGCAACAACCCGTTATGAGGCGGAAGCTATGCTGGAGGCAGGTGTTAATCCTACATTAGTTGAAGTTATCCCTAATGGGATTCCGCTCAATACCTATAATACTGCCCAAGATAGAGGGCAGGATCTTCGCGCTCATCTAAATATCTCACAAGAAGCTTTGGTAATAGCGTTTGTAGCTCGTATGGTACCGCAGAAAGGGTATGAGGTATTTCTCCGGGCGGTTGCTAAGGTTCGAGGGCGGGTACCTCAAATTAAGGTAATTATTGCGGGTGATACTACCCTTTATCATGATGGTGAGCCCTATAAGAAAGATATTTACCGCCTTGTGGAACAGCTAGGATTAGCGGAGTCTGTGCATTTTTTAGGTTTTATGAATGATATTCCTGCAGTGATGACTGCAGCTGATCTTTTTGTTCATGCTTCTCTTAAAGAGCCATTTGGAACGGTGTTGGTAGAAGCTATGGCCGCATCACGTCCAGTAATCGCTGCAGATCTACCCGGCCCTCGTGAAATTGTACTTGAAGGGCAAACTGGGTTATTTCATCAAGCAGGTAGTGATCAAGAATTGGCATTAGCTATTGAGCAGCTTGCCTTAGATCGCGATTTACGAATTAGGTTAGGTAAAGCCGGCTATAAGCGTGCAGCAACGTACTTTGACGCGAATCATAATCTTGCTATATTAGATAATCTTTGCTTAGAAGCGATAGCGGCTGGTAGGTAG